In Gordonia sp. SL306, the genomic window TCTTCGAGAAGCTGGTGACCGACTTCCCGATCGTGTCGATCGAGGACGGGCTCGCCGAGGACGACTGGGCCGGCTGGGCCGCGCTGACCGAGGCCATCGGCGACAAGGTCCAGCTCGTGGGGGACGACCTGTTCGTCACCAATCCCGAACGCCTCGAGCGTGGCATCTCGGAAGGTGTCGCCAACGCCCTGCTGGTCAAGGTCAACCAGATCGGCTCGCTCACCGAGACGCTCGATGCCGTGGCGCTCGCCCACAACAACAGCTACAAGACCATGATGAGTCACCGGTCGGGTGAGACCGAGGACACCACCATCGCCGATCTGGCCGTGGCCTGCAGCTGTGGGCAGATCAAGACCGGCGCGCCGGCCCGCAGCGAGCGTGTCGCGAAGTACAACCAGCTCCTGCGTATCGAAGAGGGTCTGGGCGACGCGGCACGGTACGCGGGGGACCTCGCCTTCCCGCGATTCTCCTTCGGTTCGTGATTAGCTTGAACCCATGACATCAGGCGGGCGCCGGGAGCGGAGTGAGCGTGCCCAGCCGTCTCGCGGGATGCCGGATGGACGGCGTCATCGGGTGCGGGCTGACCGACGTGGCGGTGCCGCGCGCGGTCATGCCCGGCCCCGGTCTCCGGGGGTGACCCCAGGTCCGACGCGTCCGTCCCGGATCTCGGTGACGGAGACCGGCGAGCAGGAAGTTCATGCGGACGAGCTGGATTCGGCAGGACGGGATGCCGCCGAGGCGGAAGCCGATCCGGCCGGCCGGATCTCCTCTCGCGCGCGGCGCTCGTCGACGCGACGAACGCGCAGGCGCACCTTCGATCGCGCCTCGCTGACCGCCCGGTGGGAGGGTCTCGATGCCAAGCGGGCGATCATCCTAGCGCTGGTCATCAGCGTTGTCGCGCTGACGCTTGCGATGCCGGTCCGAACCTATTTCTCGCAGCGTTCGGAGTTCGATCAGCTGCGGGCGGGCAACGAGCGCCTCCGATCTGAGGTCACCGACTATCAGCAGAAGGTGAACGAGCAGGGTGACCCGGCATATATCGAGGCGAAGGCGCGCGAGCGCCTTCAGTTCGTGCGGCCGGGCGAGAAGGCCGTGGTGATGATGTACCCCGATGACGATGCGCGGGTCGCCGCGCAGAAGAAGGCCGAGGAGCGCGCCCGCAACCCCTGGTACGGCAATCTCTGGGAATCCGTGTCGACCCCTCCGAACGCCAAGTGAGCGTCTCTGCAACCGACCTGGCCACCATCGCCGCGCAACTCGGTCGGGAGCCGCGTGGCGTCGTGGAGGTCAGCTATCGCACACCAGACGGTGCACCGGCGGTCATCAAGACCACTCCTCGGTTGCCCGACGGCACGCCGTTCCCGACGCTCTATTACCTGACCGATCCGCGGCTCACCGCCGAGGCGAGTCGTCAGGAGTCGGCCGGGGTGATGAAGGAGATGACCGCGCGCCTGGGCGCCGATGCCGAGTTGGCGGCGGCCTATCGTCGCGCCCACGAGTCGTACCTCGCCGAGCGTGATGCGATCGAGTCGCTGGGCACCGATTTCA contains:
- a CDS encoding DUF501 domain-containing protein → MSVSATDLATIAAQLGREPRGVVEVSYRTPDGAPAVIKTTPRLPDGTPFPTLYYLTDPRLTAEASRQESAGVMKEMTARLGADAELAAAYRRAHESYLAERDAIESLGTDFTGGGMPDRVKCLHVLIAHSLAKGPGLNPLGDESVALAAEGPLRGTAIPADWPRYAHTDNSEDDPE
- a CDS encoding FtsB family cell division protein, which produces MTETGEQEVHADELDSAGRDAAEAEADPAGRISSRARRSSTRRTRRRTFDRASLTARWEGLDAKRAIILALVISVVALTLAMPVRTYFSQRSEFDQLRAGNERLRSEVTDYQQKVNEQGDPAYIEAKARERLQFVRPGEKAVVMMYPDDDARVAAQKKAEERARNPWYGNLWESVSTPPNAK